The Athalia rosae chromosome 4, iyAthRosa1.1, whole genome shotgun sequence DNA segment TAGTTTTtagtatatttaaaaattcaacgtttcaTCGACCCACCTTTCTACAAATGGAATGGTCATGCTCGAGAATCAATCGACCAAACGCTCcaattagaaaaaagattATCTGTTAAAAATCAGcttaagaaaacaaaaaatgacatgcatCGAACGGTTCGTTTCTCTGTTActacaatttttcacaaattattCCACATGTACATGTTTTATAAATTGTAAATACATCGGAAGCTTTTCACGATCGCACGTTGTAAAAATTATCTTATttcaattgatgaaaatttctttgattattcattcacgtatatacatagatataccaTTTTAAAATACCCATGTGGCTAAATCTCGATCTAATTGTAAATTCATTATGAACTAGATTTGGGCTATACTCACCAATtgtatttttaaattcttccaaaattttccgataccttacaattaatttttaatttacacGTAACAGATTTTACTAAATCCGTAATATAGTTATGCTCATCAGGTTTCCTACAGGTAAAAGGGTTTTCAACATTGATTCACATTTTCTTGCTGAGATTCGTTGTCAGCAATTCttacactttgtttttttttttttctttttacgggGAAAACAtcttattaattaatttctctcTCATCATCATTCatcgagtaaaaataaaaggctCGTTTTACGCGCTACTATTTATTCAGGCCTAAGGAGATTATTTCTAAggtaatgaataatttatgtatgCATTTATACAAGATACAATATATTTGTTAatgtcaagttttttttttttctttttttttttttgtgcaagGGCCGACACGTTGATTGACAAAAACAATATCATTCACGTCCACGTCGTCCATATACCGATCAGGGGAATGGCTATAGAATACAATGCGTTGCTACATTGCGAACCCAAGACTCGTAAGTAACAAAAGTCGGCTTTGGTATTTTCCAATTGATTCGGGTTTCAAAAAGTGGAAACACAAAAACcgataattaatttgttttctaaTTAAGCTACCAACCATTCGTCCCAGGATCGATAAAACGACGGACGACCGTACAGCCAGTTTCTccttattaataaatttaggcattttattttttgaataaatgtttataattcgTCCCTTAGTAGGGTGTATCTGTTTTTGCTCGGTGCTAATTTTTTAAATGTCGATTCTGGAGGCATGGTCGGTACTTTGACTTGACCACTTATTTGGTTATCTTCTTGTTCGGATTGATCAGGCCCATAGTGGAACTCACGATGCAATTTTCCTGAGTACAGATCCTGCAGGAAGCTCTTTAATTTACCAGGTACGAATATATcttgaaaatttgggaataAATACATGTGTCTAAAACTATCTATCGCTATCAGCGGAAGATCGGAGGTACTCTTCCCCAAATGATGTAACGGGTGCGCGAACTTTAAGCCATCGGCAGTCAGGAAATTGATGCTTTCTGTAAAGAATACATACTCAGCGCATTGGTAAGGTGCCGGTCGAAAACGGCCGATAATGATTCACATCGAGTGAGGATTCTATACGCACGTTTCTCTTCTATAAGGGATCCAAGAACAATATCTTTATAAGCTTTGACACTCTCCGTGTCGTCAGGCTTGTGGAAGAGTATGAGGAACGGCAGACCCTCCTCAGTGAGCTCCTCCGCATTTTCAAATGTAATTTCTCTGACTAGCGGCACGCATTTTTCTTGAGCCCATATGTTTAGCTCATCGAAAGTTTTCATGCTTCCCGTGTAAGTTTCGTCTTCGTCGTTAGACAATGCTTTGTCAGATCGAAAAACTATAATCGGTTGACCCGGCGGGTGCATAGCTTGACTCGCTTCgctataattaataattatagggCTACTTTTGAGAAAGTACTAACGACGATTGAGCAGATTTTTGATATTAATGTGTAGAGAAACCCAGATAAAACAAAGCAACTCAAAGCGCTTTCATTACATAAAgtcgtacggaaaaaaaaaaaacagcgtgTGGCTATCACAAGATTTTCGTCATGTGATAGAATGTACTGAAATTAAAGTGTCCTTAGTATTTTTACCCTAGCGATGAAGCTAGGAAACCATAGAGGGGGAAGAAGCAACGAGCTATTTAATTGAAACGGGTAGGAAGGTCAATTTTACTTACACCAAATTAAAAAGCTGTCCAAATTCACAGCTTTGATTGTGGCAAGGGCTTGTCAGATCAAACaatcaaaatattattaaacATTACAAACAGCCATACGACAAAATTCGTCTTCTAAATCAACGCAATGGTTTTTGGGTGGAAATGTGCACATATATCATTCACGTAGAGAAAATGACAATCTGATATCACGAGAATTTTAGCGCAATAATTTTACTCGGGAATATCCCAAGTAACAATTTTAGATCTACACGatataaataaacatttttatcACAGAGAAAGTTGCAGACACATCGGAATCATGCTTGCacaagcataaaaaaaaaatatatcagcaGGATATAGTTAAGCCTGATAAATAATATCTGGTTAATCATCAGCTATGGCACTTACCCAAAACCCACATGAAACTGGCAATCATCTTTAAGGTTGGTAGCCACTCTACGAAACATTTGGTATTCTGGTACATCTTTTCGGTCAAAGTACCCAATgatcattcgttttttatcatcaaGCTCAGTTAATTCTTTGAGTTGGAAGAATTCTTTAATTGGATCTTCCAGTTGCTTTCTAACAAACTGTACAAACGCTTCCGTAGAACGCTGACCCCTGTATTCTCTTTTAGTCGGTTGCCCATTTCTTATTACTTTTAAAGTGGGATATTTTGAGATGTGAAACCTCGAAGCAACGGAAGCTGATACAAGAGAATTCATGAATGGGGAACATCTTCAAGATGTATGTCTACAAAGAATAATCTACTGAAGTTTACTTGAATACTTACATTCAGCATCGCAATCTACTTTTCCCATCACAACTTTCCCTGCCTCGGGAAATTCTGCAGCTACTTTGTCTGCTGCTTCATCAAATATTGGAGCCAACAAACTGCTGAAGCGGCACCATTCCGCATAGAAGTTTATAAAGACTAATTCATTGGATgctgtaacagaaaaaaaatcaaaccattAACAAGTAAACCAACCTTTATCCTATATCTTCCTACAGCTCCCAATAA contains these protein-coding regions:
- the LOC105690045 gene encoding endoplasmic reticulum resident protein 44 isoform X1, which produces MWFSSDISSMKLVFFSFFMFQVLYSPVDSGAVSLTQGNIDMTLASNELVFINFYAEWCRFSSLLAPIFDEAADKVAAEFPEAGKVVMGKVDCDAESSVASRFHISKYPTLKVIRNGQPTKREYRGQRSTEAFVQFVRKQLEDPIKEFFQLKELTELDDKKRMIIGYFDRKDVPEYQMFRRVATNLKDDCQFHVGFGPCHNQSCEFGQLFNLVEASQAMHPPGQPIIVFRSDKALSNDEDETYTGSMKTFDELNIWAQEKCVPLVREITFENAEELTEEGLPFLILFHKPDDTESVKAYKDIVLGSLIEEKQSINFLTADGLKFAHPLHHLGKSTSDLPLIAIDSFRHMYLFPNFQDIFVPGKLKSFLQDLYSGKLHREFHYGPDQSEQEDNQISGQVKVPTMPPESTFKKLAPSKNRYTLLRDEL
- the LOC105690045 gene encoding endoplasmic reticulum resident protein 44 isoform X2 — translated: MWFSSDISSMKLVFFSFFMFQVLYSPVDSGAVSLTQGNIDMTLASNELVFINFYAEWCRFSSLLAPIFDEAADKVAAEFPEAGKVVMGKVDCDAESSVASRFHISKYPTLKVIRNGQPTKREYRGQRSTEAFVQFVRKQLEDPIKEFFQLKELTELDDKKRMIIGYFDRKDVPEYQMFRRVATNLKDDCQFHVGFGEASQAMHPPGQPIIVFRSDKALSNDEDETYTGSMKTFDELNIWAQEKCVPLVREITFENAEELTEEGLPFLILFHKPDDTESVKAYKDIVLGSLIEEKQSINFLTADGLKFAHPLHHLGKSTSDLPLIAIDSFRHMYLFPNFQDIFVPGKLKSFLQDLYSGKLHREFHYGPDQSEQEDNQISGQVKVPTMPPESTFKKLAPSKNRYTLLRDEL